From one Sphingomonas sp. BT-65 genomic stretch:
- a CDS encoding TonB-dependent receptor has protein sequence MTIRRAMLLSAAAGSAFTLAQPALAQETAAPAAEETAPAEEEEILVTGIRASERAAIDIKRNAVAVVDSIVAEDLGKLPDQNVAESLQRVAGVTIERNRGEGRYVTVRGFGPKFNAVTVNGRTLATDNNGREFSFDVIPSEVISGADVYKSPQANFNGSSIGATVDVKTLRPLDQREGFKIAGAATGMWSEIADSWNPEFSGVASWKNDAGTFGIALAGVYSEQENRIDEFTIGAGHVKRSAGDSYYNLAGVPRGRIGAGVQNFSGVSMPSNLSPFFFERNLKRWAVNGSVQMRPSDKLTVTIDTLYSKARFIEQQTGLAYDFAGGILAEQVVEGGSVVNGVQTGGEAVYQRYVGGFVDQIIQYDDRNVTTDQFGINVDWRPTDTLRVRLDGSLSDARRRGKENNLFTTIRRKNVDLWFDRRSGSPIYDYGFTSPNYADAATNPQGITAHYYIWGGGSNIDDEIEEYKADVEWKPGNGNLTLYAGALAQSRIKTITADETPFGEQCTYCDSNRALPQSLFSPTNRYFFSGGGGNILRDWLIYSPQELIRTIDEFATQDGKTFNPAVFSPSGSSVVNEKVKAAYAMAALQTEIAGMPLAINVGLRYEDTDYTSSGASRTVLSARPTGGGQNIIVVSPVQPISFRGKYHDWLPSVNARLNLTDDLILRFAASKVLTRPTLSDLSPRQSIQTNPGNETIRRGNPDLQPFRAKQVELGAEWYFAPGSLLSAAAFYKDIESFVTLVTTPQLVDQVTFQVTVPDNGEGATVKGFELGYRQSFDNWLPAPFDGFGIQAGFNYTESNAEYRNAVANVTFGLEGLSKYSYSLVGFYEKYGVQARVAYTYRDNFLQVASGRNGEPEYFDAYGQLDVSLSYDVGKHFTVFADAINLNNAKEFIYSVSEDRTKEYRKTGRRVSAGVRVRF, from the coding sequence ATGACGATTCGCCGTGCCATGCTGCTGTCCGCCGCCGCGGGAAGTGCATTCACGCTCGCCCAGCCAGCGCTCGCGCAGGAGACGGCGGCCCCAGCAGCCGAGGAAACCGCGCCCGCCGAGGAGGAGGAGATCCTCGTTACCGGCATCCGCGCCTCGGAGCGCGCCGCGATCGACATCAAGCGCAACGCGGTCGCCGTGGTCGACTCGATCGTCGCCGAGGACCTGGGCAAGCTGCCCGACCAGAATGTCGCGGAATCGCTCCAGCGCGTCGCCGGTGTGACGATCGAGCGCAACCGCGGCGAGGGCCGCTACGTCACCGTCCGCGGCTTCGGCCCCAAGTTCAACGCGGTCACCGTCAACGGCCGCACGCTCGCGACCGACAATAACGGCCGCGAATTCTCGTTCGACGTGATCCCCTCGGAAGTCATCTCGGGCGCCGACGTCTACAAGTCGCCCCAGGCGAACTTCAACGGCTCGTCGATCGGCGCGACCGTGGACGTCAAGACATTGCGCCCGCTCGACCAGCGCGAAGGCTTCAAGATCGCGGGCGCCGCGACGGGCATGTGGTCGGAGATCGCCGACAGCTGGAACCCGGAATTCTCGGGCGTCGCGAGCTGGAAGAACGATGCCGGCACCTTCGGCATCGCGCTCGCCGGCGTCTATTCGGAGCAGGAGAACCGGATCGACGAGTTCACCATCGGCGCGGGCCATGTGAAGCGCTCGGCGGGCGACAGCTACTACAACCTCGCCGGCGTCCCGCGCGGCCGCATCGGCGCGGGCGTGCAGAATTTCAGCGGTGTCTCGATGCCGTCGAACCTCTCGCCCTTCTTCTTCGAGCGCAACCTCAAGCGCTGGGCGGTCAACGGCTCGGTCCAGATGCGCCCGAGCGACAAGCTCACCGTGACGATCGACACGCTCTATTCCAAGGCGCGATTCATCGAGCAACAGACCGGCCTCGCCTATGACTTCGCCGGCGGCATCCTCGCCGAGCAGGTCGTGGAGGGCGGCAGCGTGGTCAACGGCGTGCAGACCGGCGGCGAGGCGGTGTACCAGCGCTATGTCGGCGGCTTCGTCGACCAGATCATCCAGTATGACGACCGCAACGTCACCACCGACCAGTTCGGCATCAATGTCGACTGGCGCCCGACCGACACGCTGCGCGTCCGCCTCGACGGCTCGCTCTCCGACGCGCGCCGCCGCGGCAAGGAGAACAACCTCTTCACGACGATCCGCCGCAAGAATGTCGACCTGTGGTTCGACCGGCGCAGCGGCAGCCCGATCTACGACTATGGCTTCACCAGCCCCAACTATGCCGATGCGGCGACCAACCCGCAGGGCATCACCGCGCACTATTACATCTGGGGCGGCGGCTCGAACATCGACGACGAGATCGAGGAGTATAAGGCGGACGTCGAGTGGAAGCCGGGCAACGGCAACCTGACGCTCTATGCCGGCGCGCTCGCGCAGAGCCGCATCAAGACGATCACCGCGGACGAAACGCCGTTCGGCGAGCAGTGCACCTATTGCGACTCCAACCGCGCGCTGCCGCAGTCGTTGTTCTCGCCGACCAACCGTTATTTCTTCTCGGGCGGCGGCGGCAACATCCTGCGCGACTGGCTGATCTACAGCCCGCAGGAGCTGATCCGCACGATCGACGAGTTCGCGACGCAGGACGGCAAGACGTTCAACCCGGCGGTGTTCTCGCCCTCGGGCTCGTCGGTGGTCAACGAGAAGGTCAAGGCCGCCTATGCCATGGCCGCGCTCCAGACCGAGATCGCGGGCATGCCGCTCGCGATCAATGTCGGCCTGCGTTACGAGGATACCGACTACACCTCCTCGGGCGCCTCGCGCACCGTGCTGAGCGCGCGGCCCACCGGCGGCGGCCAGAACATCATCGTCGTCTCGCCGGTGCAGCCGATCAGCTTCCGCGGCAAATATCACGACTGGCTGCCCTCGGTGAACGCGCGACTCAACCTCACCGACGATTTGATCCTGCGCTTCGCGGCGTCGAAGGTGCTGACTCGCCCGACACTGTCGGACCTGTCACCGCGCCAGTCGATCCAGACCAACCCGGGCAACGAGACGATCCGCCGCGGCAACCCCGACCTGCAGCCGTTCCGCGCCAAGCAGGTCGAGCTTGGCGCCGAATGGTATTTCGCGCCCGGCTCGCTGCTCTCGGCGGCGGCGTTCTACAAGGACATCGAGTCCTTCGTGACGCTGGTCACCACCCCGCAGCTGGTCGACCAGGTCACCTTCCAGGTCACCGTGCCCGACAATGGCGAGGGGGCGACGGTCAAGGGCTTCGAGCTCGGCTATCGCCAGTCGTTCGACAATTGGCTGCCCGCGCCGTTTGACGGCTTCGGCATCCAGGCGGGCTTCAACTATACCGAGTCCAATGCCGAATATCGCAATGCGGTGGCGAACGTGACCTTCGGTCTCGAGGGGCTGTCAAAATATTCGTACAGCCTGGTCGGCTTCTACGAGAAATACGGCGTCCAGGCGCGTGTCGCCTACACCTATCGCGACAACTTCCTGCAGGTGGCCTCGGGCCGCAATGGCGAGCCCGAATATTTCGACGCCTATGGCCAGCTCGACGTGAGCCTGTCCTACGACGTCGGCAAGCACTTCACCGTCTTCGCCGACGCGATCAACCTCAACAACGCCAAGGAGTTCATCTACTCGGTGAGCGAGGATCGCACCAAGGAGTATCGCAAGACCGGCCGCCGCGTTTCCGCCGGCGTCCGCGTCCGCTTCTGA
- a CDS encoding ribulose-bisphosphate carboxylase large subunit family protein yields MTDPRVTATYEIETAFPLQQAAETMAGEQSTGTFVRVPGETDALREAHAARVEELVELGEVAEPSLPGSGKPKDWDGKRRRARVVLSWPVSNMGPSLPNLLATINGNLSELKAFSGLRLVDVTLPPAFLERYQGPQFGVPGTRELAGVYDRPIIGTIIKPSVGMSPEATAAQVRTLVEAGIDFIKDDELQADGPHCPFDARISAVMRVINEHADKTGKKVMFAANLTGEIDEMLARHDHVVAAGGTCIMASMNSIGLPAMKVLRAHSQLPIHGHRNGWGMLGRSPAIGMSYIAFQKLWRLAGIDHTHVNGIDNKFCESNESVIASARECLTPMFPAPHKGCEIMPVFSSGQSARQAAPTYAALGSVDCMFAAGGGIMAHPGGPAAGVRALQQAWEAAVAGVPVEQAANDAPELKAALGAFGG; encoded by the coding sequence ATGACCGACCCGCGCGTCACCGCCACCTACGAGATCGAAACCGCCTTCCCGTTGCAGCAGGCCGCGGAGACGATGGCCGGCGAGCAGTCGACCGGAACCTTCGTGCGCGTGCCGGGCGAAACCGACGCGCTGCGCGAGGCGCATGCCGCGCGGGTCGAGGAACTGGTCGAGCTGGGCGAGGTCGCGGAACCCTCGCTCCCGGGTTCGGGGAAGCCGAAGGATTGGGACGGCAAGCGGCGCCGGGCGCGGGTCGTGCTGTCATGGCCGGTATCGAACATGGGGCCGTCGCTTCCCAATCTGCTCGCGACGATCAACGGCAACCTCTCCGAGCTCAAGGCCTTCTCCGGCCTGCGGCTGGTCGACGTGACGCTGCCGCCGGCGTTCCTCGAGCGCTATCAGGGGCCGCAATTCGGCGTGCCGGGCACGCGCGAGTTGGCGGGAGTCTATGACCGCCCGATCATTGGCACGATCATCAAGCCGAGCGTCGGCATGTCGCCCGAAGCCACCGCCGCACAGGTCCGCACGCTGGTCGAGGCAGGGATCGACTTCATTAAGGACGACGAATTGCAGGCCGACGGCCCGCACTGCCCGTTCGACGCGCGGATCAGCGCGGTGATGCGCGTGATCAACGAACATGCCGACAAGACCGGCAAGAAGGTGATGTTCGCCGCCAACCTGACCGGCGAGATCGACGAGATGCTCGCCCGCCACGATCACGTCGTGGCCGCGGGCGGCACCTGCATCATGGCCAGCATGAACTCGATCGGCCTGCCCGCGATGAAGGTGCTTCGCGCCCATTCGCAGCTGCCGATCCACGGCCACCGCAACGGCTGGGGCATGCTCGGCCGCTCGCCCGCGATCGGCATGAGCTACATCGCCTTCCAGAAGCTGTGGCGGCTCGCCGGGATCGACCACACGCACGTCAACGGCATCGACAACAAGTTCTGCGAGAGCAACGAGAGCGTGATCGCCTCGGCCCGCGAATGCCTGACGCCGATGTTCCCGGCGCCGCACAAGGGCTGCGAGATCATGCCGGTCTTCTCCTCGGGCCAGTCGGCCCGGCAGGCCGCGCCGACCTATGCCGCGCTCGGCAGCGTCGACTGCATGTTCGCCGCGGGCGGCGGGATCATGGCGCATCCGGGCGGCCCCGCCGCGGGCGTGCGCGCATTGCAGCAGGCCTGGGAAGCCGCGGTCGCGGGCGTTCCCGTCGAGCAGGCCGCAAACGACGCGCCGGAGCTGAAGGCGGCGCTCGGCGCGTTCGGCGGCTGA
- a CDS encoding glycoside hydrolase family 127 protein, with amino-acid sequence MTDGPVTGGLSRRRFMHCAACATTAAGMSALPASALAAASVSGQASGALKGKEAMHEFAYGKVKLTGGRIKRQFDHIHAHFLALDNDRILKVFRQNAGLPAPGPDMGGWYDRDGFVAGLTLGQYISGLARYGAATGDQAAHEKVRLLVSEWGKAMVAATNPYAGPRAQAQWAAYVMDKYVVGLVDAYRLSGAEQARTLLPIIIEKCRPYISPVSRDRVGKTEPPYDETYVISENLFHVAEITGDRKYHDMAVHYLLNKEWFDPLAAGQDVLPTKHAYSHTIGNASGAQAYLHLGDEKYRTALINAWKFMEPQRFASGGWGPEEQFVVLGQGNLAKSLKGSKAHYETPCGAFADLKLARYLIRFTGEAQYGDGLERSLYNTMLATRLPDSDGGYPYYSDYGAQGQKRYYHQKWPCCSGTLVQGVADYVLNAYFHDNDNLLVNLYTPSEVTWDRPGGAVEVVQETDYPVADTVKLRVRKAGNGRFAMKLRIPHWTKGAKLLVNGKAQAATPGQLATITRTWKAGDAVELTIPQPLRTLAIDPENPNLQAVMRGAIMYVGLNPWEGIENETIALPGALEPMPGHPESYRAKVGQRNLVFIPYYAVDTERTTTYFKTA; translated from the coding sequence ATGACTGACGGCCCAGTGACTGGTGGCCTATCGCGGCGGCGCTTCATGCACTGCGCCGCCTGCGCCACGACCGCTGCGGGAATGAGCGCGTTGCCCGCGAGCGCGCTCGCCGCAGCTTCCGTTTCTGGCCAGGCCTCGGGCGCGCTCAAGGGCAAGGAGGCGATGCACGAGTTCGCCTATGGCAAGGTGAAGCTCACCGGCGGCCGCATCAAGCGCCAGTTCGACCATATCCACGCGCATTTCCTGGCGCTCGACAATGACCGCATCCTCAAGGTCTTCCGCCAGAATGCCGGCCTCCCCGCGCCCGGCCCCGACATGGGCGGCTGGTACGACCGCGACGGCTTCGTCGCCGGGCTGACGCTCGGCCAGTATATCTCCGGCCTCGCCCGCTATGGCGCCGCAACTGGCGACCAGGCCGCGCACGAGAAGGTTCGCCTGCTGGTCAGCGAATGGGGCAAGGCGATGGTCGCGGCGACCAACCCTTATGCCGGCCCGCGCGCGCAGGCGCAGTGGGCAGCCTATGTCATGGACAAGTACGTCGTCGGGCTGGTCGACGCCTATCGCCTGAGCGGAGCGGAGCAGGCCAGGACGCTGCTGCCGATCATCATCGAGAAGTGCCGTCCCTATATCTCGCCGGTCTCGCGCGACCGCGTCGGCAAGACCGAGCCGCCCTATGACGAAACCTACGTCATCTCGGAGAACCTGTTCCACGTCGCCGAGATCACCGGCGACCGCAAGTATCACGACATGGCGGTCCACTACCTCCTCAACAAGGAGTGGTTCGACCCGCTCGCCGCGGGCCAGGACGTGCTGCCGACCAAGCACGCCTATAGCCACACCATCGGCAACGCATCGGGCGCGCAGGCCTATCTGCATCTCGGCGACGAGAAATACCGCACCGCGCTGATCAACGCGTGGAAGTTCATGGAGCCGCAGCGCTTCGCCTCGGGCGGCTGGGGTCCGGAGGAGCAGTTCGTGGTGCTCGGCCAGGGCAACCTCGCCAAGAGCCTCAAAGGCTCCAAGGCGCATTACGAGACGCCGTGCGGCGCCTTCGCGGATTTGAAGCTCGCGCGCTACCTGATCCGCTTCACCGGCGAGGCGCAATATGGCGACGGGCTCGAGCGCTCGCTTTACAACACGATGCTCGCGACGCGCCTGCCCGACAGCGACGGCGGCTACCCCTATTATTCCGACTACGGCGCGCAGGGGCAGAAGCGCTATTACCACCAGAAATGGCCGTGCTGTTCGGGCACGCTGGTGCAGGGCGTCGCCGACTATGTGCTCAACGCCTATTTCCACGACAACGACAATCTGCTGGTCAACCTCTACACCCCGTCCGAAGTGACCTGGGACCGCCCCGGCGGCGCGGTCGAGGTGGTGCAGGAGACCGACTATCCGGTCGCCGACACCGTGAAGCTGCGCGTGCGCAAGGCCGGCAACGGCCGCTTCGCCATGAAGCTGCGCATCCCGCACTGGACCAAGGGCGCCAAGCTGCTGGTCAACGGCAAGGCGCAGGCGGCGACGCCGGGCCAGCTCGCGACGATCACGCGGACCTGGAAGGCCGGCGACGCGGTCGAGCTGACCATCCCGCAGCCGCTGCGCACCCTCGCGATCGATCCGGAGAACCCCAACCTCCAGGCGGTGATGCGCGGCGCGATCATGTATGTCGGCCTCAACCCGTGGGAGGGGATCGAGAACGAGACGATCGCGCTCCCGGGCGCGCTCGAGCCGATGCCAGGCCACCCCGAATCCTATCGGGCGAAGGTCGGCCAACGGAACCTCGTGTTCATCCCCTATTACGCGGTCGATACCGAGCGCACGACGACCTACTTCAAGACGGCGTGA
- a CDS encoding FadR/GntR family transcriptional regulator produces MNQQGTIEEEPRFGRFARNVRSSHDQVAQMLGNEILSGAIPPGSKLPQEAEILARFGISRTVLREVFKTLTAKGLIVSKTRVGTTVLDSSHWNYFDADILAWKSSQGFDMAFLRDLAEIRVAIESAAARAAAERRTDEDLAEMRHHLAGMRDATDSARDFAEADLQFHKAIGRASDNALMRSLSAVIETALMASFRMSSPVNEAEEHLTSVRGHAQIVDAIEARDGERAARAMRDIIGHGVSRIEKSTTPRKRGK; encoded by the coding sequence GTGAACCAGCAAGGAACGATCGAGGAGGAACCCCGCTTCGGCCGGTTCGCGCGCAACGTCCGTTCGAGCCACGACCAGGTGGCGCAAATGCTGGGCAACGAGATTCTCTCCGGCGCGATCCCGCCCGGATCGAAGCTCCCGCAAGAGGCCGAGATCCTCGCCCGGTTCGGTATCTCGCGCACCGTGCTGCGCGAAGTGTTCAAGACGCTGACCGCCAAGGGCCTGATCGTCTCCAAGACGCGCGTCGGCACCACCGTGCTCGACAGCTCGCACTGGAATTATTTCGACGCCGACATCCTGGCGTGGAAGTCCAGCCAGGGCTTCGACATGGCGTTCCTGCGTGATCTCGCCGAGATCCGCGTCGCGATTGAATCCGCGGCTGCCCGCGCGGCGGCCGAACGCCGCACCGACGAGGATCTCGCCGAGATGCGCCACCACCTCGCCGGGATGCGCGACGCGACCGACAGCGCACGCGACTTCGCCGAGGCCGACCTCCAGTTCCACAAGGCGATCGGCCGCGCCTCGGACAATGCCCTGATGCGCTCGCTCTCGGCGGTGATCGAGACCGCGCTGATGGCCTCGTTCCGGATGAGCTCGCCGGTCAACGAGGCCGAGGAGCATCTGACCAGCGTGCGCGGCCATGCCCAGATCGTCGACGCGATCGAAGCGCGCGACGGCGAGCGCGCCGCGCGCGCGATGCGCGACATCATCGGCCATGGCGTCTCGCGGATCGAGAAAAGCACTACCCCGCGCAAGCGCGGCAAATAG
- a CDS encoding four-carbon acid sugar kinase family protein — protein sequence MAAPLYAFIGDDFTGSTDVLEQLAEGGVPAVLFLRTPDAALRARFPRARAIGIASDARSRPPEWMDAELPAMFAALSDAAIIHYKTCSTFDSAPQTGSIGRALDIGVAAFGGPGAIVVAAPHLGRYVAFANLFAVAGDVVHRIDRHPTMSRHPVTPMHEADLIRHLAAQTNATIGHVPLDRLQSGDAEAAFDAVRDADAVLFDGTTFADLTATGAILHSRGIRFAAGSSGVTRALVLAWQAEGLIDGKPAVTRAAEADRLLVVSGSCSPVTARQIARSAADGFAAARADVPALLQGSSAEEARLADAALDALAQGNRALIASAEGPLDAHAPAAGERLGQALGRVTRDVVRRARLTRVLFAGGDTSSHGVAQLGIDALTWAAPIERGAPLVRAHAADPAVDGLELVLKGGQMGGEDFFETVRRGG from the coding sequence ATGGCCGCACCACTCTACGCCTTCATCGGTGACGACTTCACCGGCTCGACCGACGTGCTCGAGCAGCTCGCCGAGGGCGGCGTGCCGGCGGTGCTGTTCCTGCGCACGCCCGATGCGGCGCTGCGTGCCCGCTTCCCTCGGGCACGCGCGATCGGCATCGCCAGCGACGCGCGCAGCCGGCCGCCCGAATGGATGGACGCCGAGCTGCCCGCGATGTTCGCCGCGCTGAGCGACGCGGCGATCATCCACTACAAGACCTGCTCGACCTTCGACAGCGCGCCACAGACCGGCTCGATCGGCCGTGCGCTCGACATCGGCGTGGCGGCGTTCGGCGGGCCGGGGGCGATCGTGGTCGCGGCGCCGCATCTGGGCCGTTACGTCGCCTTTGCCAATCTGTTCGCGGTGGCGGGTGACGTGGTCCATCGCATCGACCGCCACCCGACCATGTCGCGCCATCCGGTCACGCCGATGCACGAGGCGGACCTGATCCGGCATCTCGCCGCGCAGACCAATGCGACGATCGGCCATGTCCCGCTCGACCGCCTCCAGTCGGGCGACGCCGAAGCCGCGTTCGACGCGGTGCGCGACGCCGACGCCGTGCTGTTCGACGGCACCACCTTCGCCGATCTCACCGCGACCGGCGCGATCCTGCATTCGCGCGGCATCCGCTTCGCCGCGGGCAGCTCGGGCGTCACCCGCGCGCTGGTGCTGGCATGGCAGGCGGAGGGCCTCATCGACGGCAAGCCCGCTGTCACCCGCGCCGCCGAAGCCGATCGCCTGCTCGTCGTCAGCGGCAGCTGCTCGCCGGTCACCGCGCGCCAGATCGCACGCAGCGCCGCCGACGGCTTTGCCGCCGCGCGTGCCGATGTGCCGGCGCTGCTGCAAGGATCCTCCGCCGAGGAAGCACGCCTTGCCGACGCTGCGCTCGACGCGCTCGCCCAAGGCAACCGCGCGCTCATCGCCTCCGCTGAAGGCCCGCTCGACGCCCACGCCCCCGCGGCCGGCGAGAGGCTCGGCCAGGCGCTCGGCCGCGTCACCCGCGACGTGGTCCGCCGCGCACGCCTCACCCGCGTGCTGTTCGCGGGCGGCGACACCTCCAGCCACGGCGTCGCCCAGCTCGGCATCGACGCGCTGACCTGGGCGGCGCCGATCGAACGCGGCGCGCCCCTCGTCCGCGCCCATGCCGCCGATCCTGCGGTTGACGGGCTCGAACTGGTGCTCAAGGGCGGCCAGATGGGCGGCGAGGATTTCTTCGAAACCGTCCGCCGGGGCGGCTAA